Proteins encoded in a region of the Nitrospirota bacterium genome:
- a CDS encoding prepilin-type N-terminal cleavage/methylation domain-containing protein: MEVGNRNGFTLIEILVALALAAVVIGSAYTLLFTVKKGTAGVYEKMREKEQAFNLLSMIRKEVESIYYVRNTDYTGIKIEEKDFYGKPASRLTFTCFFRDGIKVISYAVAEDREGRLNLIKTIADVIKGGQPITITVLKDVEGFSAQVLDEGYDKVYDSTKLKKVPKDVKITLILKGVKGGEAFSQICSLMLNDAL, translated from the coding sequence GTGGAGGTTGGCAACAGAAACGGCTTCACCCTGATCGAGATCCTCGTGGCCCTTGCCTTAGCCGCTGTGGTGATAGGGTCGGCGTACACGCTTCTCTTTACCGTAAAGAAAGGTACAGCAGGCGTATATGAAAAGATGCGGGAGAAGGAGCAGGCCTTTAATCTGTTAAGCATGATCAGAAAAGAGGTTGAGAGTATATACTATGTCAGGAACACGGACTACACGGGCATTAAGATAGAAGAGAAGGACTTTTACGGCAAGCCTGCCTCGCGGCTTACGTTTACCTGTTTTTTCAGGGACGGGATAAAGGTGATCAGTTATGCTGTGGCGGAAGACAGGGAGGGCAGGCTGAATCTCATAAAGACGATCGCGGATGTCATAAAGGGCGGGCAGCCTATAACCATAACCGTGCTTAAGGATGTTGAGGGTTTCAGCGCACAGGTGCTGGACGAGGGATACGACAAGGTATATGATTCTACAAAACTTAAGAAGGTGCCGAAAGACGTGAAGATAACGCTCATATTGAAGGGAGTCAAAGGGGGCGAGGCATTTTCGCAGATATGCTCCCTCATGCTGAACGATGCGCTCTGA
- a CDS encoding general secretion pathway protein GspK: protein MRSEKGYVLVIVLLILAVTTAAVIHFAGTVYGYVNTANNFNESERMSLLLKSAYLLMAEKAVELSSQVNFSAQREIALEEKIEDTTVGLHLEDNNSKFNVNSLVFENGLVNGEGYNVFKRLCRELKINEEYADRLVDYIDPDKIPRVPGGEDRAKNYILFSLSELGYIFPDDVVQTVTPYLTVFGPKKININTAELLLLKALHKDMTLSLAENIIAARKNSPFKKLGEVSKVLGDKLVTDMSNYIDVTSKSFTVTIKAERNDLVETAEAGFDMSGGRAVLTYWRER from the coding sequence ATGCGCTCTGAGAAAGGCTATGTCCTTGTCATCGTGCTGCTGATACTGGCAGTAACTACGGCTGCGGTAATTCATTTTGCCGGGACCGTGTATGGATATGTAAATACGGCCAATAACTTCAATGAGTCAGAAAGGATGTCGCTGCTGCTCAAGTCCGCGTACCTCCTTATGGCAGAAAAGGCGGTTGAGCTTTCATCGCAGGTCAATTTCAGCGCTCAAAGGGAGATCGCTCTTGAAGAGAAGATCGAGGATACGACCGTCGGGCTCCATCTCGAAGACAATAACAGCAAGTTCAATGTAAATTCGCTTGTTTTTGAAAACGGACTGGTGAACGGGGAGGGCTACAATGTCTTTAAAAGGCTATGCAGGGAACTCAAAATAAATGAAGAGTATGCCGACAGACTCGTGGACTATATTGACCCTGATAAAATCCCGAGGGTACCGGGCGGCGAGGACAGGGCCAAGAATTATATTCTTTTTTCGCTCTCTGAATTGGGTTATATCTTCCCGGATGATGTTGTACAGACAGTAACGCCTTATCTTACGGTCTTCGGTCCAAAAAAGATAAATATAAACACGGCAGAGCTTCTGCTCTTAAAGGCCCTTCACAAGGATATGACCCTGTCTCTGGCGGAAAATATTATAGCAGCAAGGAAAAACAGCCCCTTTAAAAAACTGGGCGAAGTGTCAAAGGTGCTTGGTGACAAGCTCGTCACTGACATGTCGAATTATATTGACGTGACCAGTAAAAGCTTCACGGTGACAATCAAGGCAGAGCGCAATGATTTGGTAGAGACTGCAGAGGCCGGGTTTGATATGAGCGGGGGCAGAGCAGTGCTAACATACTGGAGGGAACGATAA
- the gspN gene encoding type II secretion system protein GspN: MKKIIIILAAVTLTAFLTLFFFLTPSQIISEINKAQQKVVLTAGDSGGNFLTGYHFGNAALAGRDGTKLLVLDEVKLDLQLSPLMFGRIGIGVQSREITAAFKVSFDGSLNGEASFNGLPFDTAAFISPATISFTAPISGRATVSGRKADIEVKADEIIWKRLSVSGFDLPLNMFEKGKGALTVEQGRIIVRSLAFEGGKGYARLSGEILSGQRHLALELFPNDWNDFMLIPLERYKVSPGQYKMTLNL; this comes from the coding sequence ATGAAAAAGATCATCATTATCCTGGCCGCTGTCACACTTACGGCCTTTCTTACGCTCTTTTTTTTTCTTACGCCTTCTCAGATCATCTCTGAGATCAATAAAGCTCAGCAGAAAGTAGTATTAACCGCAGGGGACTCAGGTGGCAACTTTCTGACAGGGTACCATTTCGGGAATGCTGCCCTTGCCGGCAGAGATGGCACGAAGCTTTTGGTCCTCGATGAGGTGAAGCTCGACCTTCAACTTTCTCCACTCATGTTCGGGCGGATAGGGATAGGCGTACAATCAAGAGAGATAACGGCAGCGTTCAAGGTCAGCTTCGACGGCAGCCTGAACGGTGAGGCAAGCTTTAATGGTCTTCCCTTTGATACTGCGGCGTTTATCTCCCCGGCAACTATATCTTTCACCGCGCCGATTTCCGGAAGAGCGACCGTATCAGGCAGGAAGGCCGATATTGAGGTCAAGGCTGATGAGATAATATGGAAAAGACTCTCTGTTTCGGGATTCGATCTGCCTCTGAATATGTTCGAAAAGGGGAAGGGTGCATTGACCGTTGAGCAAGGCAGGATAATCGTCAGATCGCTTGCTTTTGAGGGAGGCAAAGGTTATGCAAGGCTCTCGGGTGAGATACTCAGCGGGCAGCGGCACCTCGCGCTGGAACTTTTTCCGAACGACTGGAATGACTTTATGCTCATACCGCTTGAGCGTTACAAGGTTTCTCCGGGGCAATACAAAATGACACTCAATTTGTGA
- the aroC gene encoding chorismate synthase, translating into MAYLRFLTSGESHGKALVGIIDGIPSGFSLSSDDIDRDLKRRQGGYGRGGRMKIETDHGEIISGVRWGKTLGSPIALQIVNKDWDNWQKGMSEHERDALSIPSVIKPRPGHADLSGAVKYDTKDVRNILERSSARETAMRVALGAIAKSILSVFGVAVGSYVIQIGSAGVKKQQCSTEKQLLALFRLAEKSSVRCPDKVASAKMVAAIDKAIQHGYSLGGLFTVFVTGLPMGLGSHVQWDRKLDGQLAQAIMSIQAIKGVEIGSGFAMAALPGSEVMDEIYYRKSSDPGIMPFFRKTNHAGGIEGGMTNGMPITLTAAMKPIPTLRKPLASVDIITKRPLAAAYERSDVCAVPAAAVVGEAMAALTIADAFLGKFGGDSKKEILRNYKSYLSYIRNY; encoded by the coding sequence ATGGCATATCTGAGATTTCTCACATCTGGCGAGTCACACGGGAAGGCCCTTGTTGGGATCATTGACGGCATTCCTTCAGGATTTTCACTGTCCTCAGACGATATTGACCGGGACCTGAAGCGGCGGCAGGGTGGATACGGACGCGGCGGCAGGATGAAGATAGAGACTGACCATGGGGAAATTATTTCTGGCGTAAGATGGGGCAAGACACTGGGGTCCCCGATAGCGCTGCAGATCGTCAATAAGGACTGGGATAATTGGCAGAAGGGCATGTCCGAGCACGAAAGGGATGCGCTTTCCATCCCTTCGGTGATCAAACCCCGTCCTGGTCATGCGGATCTGTCCGGTGCCGTAAAATATGATACGAAAGACGTCCGGAATATCCTGGAACGATCGAGTGCAAGAGAAACCGCCATGCGCGTGGCGCTCGGCGCTATTGCAAAAAGTATACTTTCGGTTTTTGGCGTAGCCGTCGGAAGTTACGTGATTCAGATCGGATCGGCCGGCGTTAAGAAGCAGCAGTGTTCAACGGAAAAACAGCTTTTGGCTCTATTCAGACTTGCAGAAAAATCATCAGTCAGATGCCCTGATAAAGTTGCCTCAGCCAAAATGGTTGCGGCTATTGACAAGGCAATTCAGCATGGCTATTCGCTTGGCGGCCTGTTTACGGTCTTTGTCACAGGGTTGCCGATGGGGCTGGGGAGCCACGTTCAGTGGGACAGAAAGCTCGACGGGCAGCTTGCCCAGGCCATAATGAGTATTCAGGCGATAAAGGGCGTGGAGATAGGCAGCGGCTTTGCCATGGCCGCACTGCCCGGTTCGGAAGTGATGGACGAAATTTATTACCGGAAATCATCAGATCCGGGGATAATGCCATTTTTCAGAAAAACAAATCATGCCGGAGGCATAGAGGGTGGGATGACCAACGGTATGCCGATTACCCTGACTGCTGCCATGAAACCGATCCCGACGTTGCGGAAGCCTCTCGCATCAGTAGACATCATAACCAAACGTCCGCTTGCTGCTGCCTACGAGCGCTCAGACGTATGCGCTGTCCCGGCTGCTGCAGTTGTAGGGGAGGCGATGGCTGCGCTTACTATTGCAGATGCGTTTCTTGGGAAATTCGGCGGAGACAGCAAAAAAGAGATCTTGCGTAATTATAAGAGTTACCTGTCATATATCAGAAATTACTGA
- a CDS encoding shikimate kinase, whose amino-acid sequence MMQNIVLAGFMGTGKSEVARALSRICGMKLVDIDREIEASQQKSISEIFAQQGEDQFRQIETAAIRQSASEQGVIISTGGGAVLKEENVRVLQEHGIIFCLTASPETIMLRTAGNTDRPLLQSDDRLARISELLKERQPYYEKAGIMINTEGKTPVEVAEEIAGKLSWTR is encoded by the coding sequence ATGATGCAGAATATCGTGCTGGCCGGATTCATGGGAACCGGAAAAAGTGAAGTTGCCAGGGCACTGTCCCGGATCTGCGGCATGAAACTCGTCGATATCGATCGGGAGATCGAAGCGTCCCAGCAGAAATCTATTTCAGAGATCTTTGCACAGCAGGGAGAAGATCAGTTCAGGCAGATCGAGACTGCGGCAATCCGGCAGTCTGCGTCAGAACAGGGAGTTATTATCTCTACAGGGGGTGGAGCTGTCCTGAAAGAGGAAAACGTCAGGGTACTTCAGGAGCATGGTATTATCTTCTGCCTTACAGCAAGCCCTGAAACGATCATGCTCCGTACTGCCGGCAATACTGATCGTCCTTTGCTGCAGTCTGATGACAGACTGGCGAGAATATCCGAACTGTTGAAAGAGAGGCAGCCCTATTATGAAAAGGCGGGAATTATGATTAATACGGAAGGAAAGACCCCTGTTGAGGTAGCTGAAGAGATCGCGGGGAAACTATCATGGACAAGATAA
- a CDS encoding 3-dehydroquinate synthase → MDKIRVELGERSYTIATGSGILKDIGKSLERFDFSKKAAIISNPTVYDLYGKTLAASLSGSGFEIMEIILPDGEEYKNLASVERIYEQLLKMRFDRRSVLIALGGGVIGDITGYAASTYMRGIDFIQVPTTLLAQVDSSVGGKTGVNHALGKNMIGTFWQPRLVWVDISTLHTLSRRNFLAGMAEIIKYGIIWDSAFFDFLEKKRETLLSLNPDDLIHIIRRSCEIKADVVSRDERESGLRAILNFGHTIGHAIETATGYTTFLHGEAIAIGMHVEATIAHEIGLIGSEEVSRIQHLLKTFGLPTEIPADIDLAAIFGAMKLDKKTVSGDVKFILPDKIGRVKIQGNIPEKAVQQAVNKTLTK, encoded by the coding sequence ATGGACAAGATAAGGGTAGAACTGGGGGAAAGAAGCTATACCATAGCCACGGGCAGCGGCATTTTGAAAGATATAGGAAAAAGTCTTGAACGTTTTGACTTCAGCAAAAAGGCCGCGATCATCAGCAACCCGACTGTGTACGATCTTTACGGTAAAACGCTGGCAGCCTCGCTCTCAGGCTCCGGTTTTGAGATCATGGAGATCATCCTGCCTGATGGAGAGGAATACAAGAATCTGGCATCGGTAGAGAGGATCTATGAACAGCTGCTCAAGATGCGGTTCGACAGAAGGTCTGTGCTGATAGCGCTTGGCGGCGGAGTTATCGGCGACATAACCGGATATGCGGCATCGACCTATATGAGAGGGATCGATTTTATCCAGGTGCCTACCACGCTTCTGGCCCAGGTGGACAGCTCTGTAGGAGGGAAGACCGGCGTTAACCATGCGCTCGGAAAAAATATGATCGGTACATTCTGGCAGCCGCGGCTTGTCTGGGTTGACATCAGCACACTCCATACCCTTTCGCGGAGGAATTTCCTCGCGGGCATGGCCGAAATCATCAAGTATGGCATCATTTGGGACAGTGCTTTTTTTGATTTTCTTGAGAAGAAACGGGAAACCCTTCTCAGTCTTAACCCTGACGACCTTATCCATATTATCAGACGCTCCTGCGAAATTAAGGCTGACGTGGTGTCACGGGATGAACGCGAGTCCGGTCTCAGGGCCATATTGAACTTTGGCCATACCATAGGCCATGCGATCGAGACTGCCACGGGATATACTACATTTCTTCATGGTGAAGCAATTGCCATCGGGATGCATGTTGAGGCAACGATCGCCCATGAGATTGGTCTCATCGGCAGCGAGGAAGTCTCAAGAATACAGCACCTTTTGAAGACCTTCGGCCTTCCGACCGAGATACCCGCAGATATCGATCTTGCCGCAATCTTTGGGGCCATGAAACTGGATAAAAAAACTGTTTCCGGCGATGTGAAGTTCATTCTTCCCGACAAGATAGGCAGGGTCAAAATACAGGGTAATATACCCGAGAAGGCAGTTCAGCAGGCGGTTAATAAGACGTTGACAAAGTAG